The Candidatus Schekmanbacteria bacterium RIFCSPLOWO2_02_FULL_38_14 DNA window CTGACATTTTCACTTGGCTGTTACACTGACATTTTCATGTGGCTACCACAATTACTTTTAATTTGATTGACATAGTTTTTACAATTACCTAAATTTATAAATTTTATGGCTAATAATTTCTTACAAAAATTAAAAGAAGATAAAATAATCCCTTTTGACGGCGCGACAGGTTCGCTTATCCAGCAGATGGGAATTAAAACTGACACAGCCCCGGAAATGCTTAACCTTACTCACCGGGATATACTTCAGGGAATAGGAAAGGCTTACATTGCAGCAGGATGCGAAGTCTTGGAAACAAATACTTTTGGTGCAAACCGCATAAAGCTTAATAATTTTGGACTGGGAAATAAAGTTCATGAGCTGAACTGTCAAGGAGTAAAAATAATAAAGGAAATTGCTCCTGAAGGGGTTCTGGTTGCAGCCTCAATTGGACCTATAGGGAAATTTATAAAACCAGTCGGAGAATTAGATTTTAATGAAGCTATTGATGTATTCTCTGAACAGGTAAAAGCATGCGTTGATGGAGGGGCTGACCTTATAATTTTTGAAACCTTTTCAGACCTCTCAGAAATAAAAGCTGCAATAATCGCTGCAAAAAATACAACTGACATCCCCATTGTAGCAACAATGACCTTTCAGGAAGATTTAAGAACCCTCCTTGGCACAAGCCCTGAAATTGCGGCGATTGTCCTTGAATCAATGAATATCGCAATGATAGGGGCTAACTGCAGCTTAGGACCTAAAGGGCTGATAAAGGTTGCAGAAAAAATGGTAAAGGTGAGTAATACAGATTTTCTGTTTCAGCCAAATGCAGGGCTTCCAACTCTCAAAGACGGAAAAACCATTTTTCCTGAGACACCGCAGCAGATGGCAAAATCAGTAAAAAAATTCATCTCCATAGGGGCAAGAGGAATCGGCGGATGCTGCGGCACAACCCCTGAACACCTAAAAGCAATGCTTTCTTCAGCAAAAGACAAAAAACCAAGAAAAAGAAAACCGGTTTACGGCTTAAGAATAGCAAGCAGGACAAAAGAACTTGTAATCGGAAACAACAATCCAACAGTTCTTATTGGAGAAAGAATTAATCCTACAGGCAGAAAAGTTTTTTCTCAGGAAATAATTAACAGAAATTTTTCTCTTATAAGGAAAGAAGCAATTGAGCAGGCTAATAACAGCGCTCAGGCTCTTGATGTAAATGTAGGAGTCCCCGGAATAGATGAACCATCAATGATGAGGGAAGTAGTCAGAACTGTTCAGTCAGCAGTTGACCTTCCAATAATGATAGATTCAGCCACTCCTGAGGTTATAGAGGCTGGGCTTTCCGTATTTTGTGGTAAAGCAATTATAAACTCTGTTAGCGGTGAGGAGAAAAAACTTCAGGCAATACTGCCTATTGCAAAAAAATACGGCGCTGCAATTCTCGGGCTTGCAATTGATGATGAAGGCATACCAAAAACAGCGCATGACAGATTCCGCATTGCAAAAAAGATAATGGAAAGAGCCCTTGATTTTGGAATAAGCAGGAATGACATAATTATAGATTGTGTTGTCTCCACAGTGAGCGCTGAGCCTGAGCTTGTCCTTGAAACCCTGAAGGCAATCCGTCTTATAAAAGAAAAACTTAGACTTCCAACAATTTTGGGAGTAAGCAATATATCCCACGGGCTTCCCAGCAGAAGCCTCATTAATGCGACTTTCCTCTCAATGGCTATCAGCCACGGGCTTGATGCTGCAATAATCAACCCTTATGATGTAAGGATGCAGGAAGCCTTGTATGCATCTGCTGTTTTAACCAACAAGGACAAGAAAGCCCAACGATATATTGAAAGGGAAACTAAACAGTCAAGTACTGTTGTGATAACTAAAAAAGAAGGTGAGCAGAAAACAGTTGAAGCAAAGCCTCAATCAATTTCTGAGATGATATACAAGACTGTAATTGAGGGAGAAAAAGAAGGGATTCTGGAGCTAATAGAGAAAGCACTTTCTCAGGGAATGAAACCTCTTGAAATCAGCAACAATACTTTGATTCCGGCATTAGAAAAAGTAGGCGAACGTTTTCAGGGACAGGAACTTTTCCTCCCGCAGGTGCTCCTCTCAGCAGAAACAATGAAAATCGCTTTTGACAGGCTGAAAAAGGAAATGACACCTGCTGAACTTTCAGAAAGAACTAAGGTATTAATTGCTACTGTTGAGGGTGATGTTCACGATATTGGAAAAAACATTGTCGCAACCCTTCTTGCAAACCACGGGTTTGAAGTAATAGATATGGGAAAAAATATTTCTGCTGATAAAATCATAGACGAGGCAGTTAAGAAAAATGTCAATATCATCGGGCTCTCTGCGCTTATGACAACAACAGTCATGGAGATGGACAAGATAATCAAAAAACTAAAAGAGAAAAATTTGAACATTCCTGTAATTATTGGCGGTGCAGTTGTAACCCAGAGTTTTGCAGATAAAATCGGCGCATCCCTTTACGCCAAGGACGCCATTCAGGCAGTGGAGAGGTTGAAGGAGTTTTTGACAAAAAAATAAAAAGGATTTTGGAAAATAAATTTTTTAAGAATATATCTTAGTAGCTTCAATGTTCACGTGGAATCCTAATTTTTCAAGGTATTCATAACAATCATCCCATGTAAGCCCAAATTCTTTTACATCTGATAATCCGATATGTCCTAAAATATCGCGGATAGTTTCTAACTGCTTCTCCTCAAATTCTCCTTCACAAACCGCTGTTTCTGCCCAATTTACCAATTCAGCCAATGAAATTTTACGATTGATATATTGAAGTATCTTTTCACCTACAATATCCCTTGTTATAAACATATTTTACTCCCTTGCTTTACTGTGTCCTTTATCTATTGGATATTTTTCATGTATCTCTACTAATTTTCCATCGCTATCATAAATTTCCTGACAAAACCTGATTGTCTCCTCGTCAAAATTTACTTCTTTTAGATATCTTGCTTTCCAGCCAAACTTTCCTTTTATCTCAAACCAATATTTTCTACTACCTTCTGGTAAATCAATCCAATTTAAAAATTTCTTCTCATTCTGTAAACGCTTCTCATTAATCTCTGGCATATTATTTTCTTGCTGTTCCCTGTATTTTATATTTAAGGCAATAAAGAAGAACTGTCAAGGAGAAGGTTAGATTTTTTAAATAGTTTTATATCTTTTTTTTAAAATTTATAATATCAATTTTCCATAGATGATTTGATTATCTCAGGCATGAAATTATTAAAAATATATTTATCACTATCTCTTTTTATTTACTGCTCACCGATTCCTGCCTGCCGCAGGCAGGGGCAGGCACCCTTCACCCTCACTGTCCCCTCAACACCTTGAACTTTTTGCTATTGCTTGTTCCGTACCTTGTCATCACCCTGACTGAAACAGTTCTTCCTTTTTTACCTACAAACATATCAGGCACATCAACTGTTATGCTGTCAGTCCCCCATTCATAAAAATCAACTTCTGTATCACCAAACATTATCACACTGCCATAATCCTCTTCCCCGAAGCCATCACCGCTGATTACAACTTCTGAACCAATTGCACCTGTCTGAATGGATAAACCTGTAAGATGAGGTATTGGTTTTAAAAATTTGAAAGGTATCTGATTGCTTTCATTTTCATAAGCAGTTGCAACTTTGATTTTGTTTATTCCTGCCTTGCAACCCCATGGCATTAAAACCACAATTTCATCATCCTTCCAGCTTGATATATCAATTGCCTCAATCTCCTTCCCAAGTCTTTTAAAAACAACAACTCCTTCCTCATCACAAAAATCAGTCCCGCTTATTGTCACCTCATCCCCATAAGTCCCTTTTGTCGGACTAACACCTGCAATTTCAGGACTCTTATTAGCACAGGAAATTGTGGTAGTAGTGGTGGAGGTGGTGGTAGTCGTGGTAGTGATAGTAGTAGTAGTAGTTGAGGTAGAACCTTCATATTCTACTACATAACTATAAATAAAATTTTCTTGCTCGTTCCAATTTTTATTATTGTCGTTCCAAGTTGTTCCCCACACGAATTCAAGTGCATTTTCATTGCCACCACCATAATTATTAGGTTCATTCGTATCCCAGTTACTGTAAATAAAAGGTTCACCAGTCACCCACGACCATCCACCATTTGGCTCAGAAGACCCTGATGCTTGAAATCCTCCTATCCAAGAACGATGGAAGGTATCAGTTGCTCCAAGCATATTAATAATAAACTGATTTTCATCAGCAGATGTAATAGTAGCCAGATGACCTTTCATACCCAAAAATGTTGATGATTCAGCGGCTGTGTTAGCATCATCCCAATTAATACTTACATCAATTACATCATAGTAATGCCCGTTAACATCCCATCTTACAGGCGTTGCTTCAAGTGAAGTGTTAAAAAAAATTGCTATGAGTATAGTCAAGAATAGAACTGATTTTAGCTTTTCCATAAAAACTGCTCCTTTTGCAAAACTTTTGAGCCAACAGGTTCCTGCCTGACGGCAGGCAGGTAAAAACCTGTTTCTGCAAATTGTATCAACACACCTTCAGGTGTGTTGATTTCCCCTCACCCTTGCCCTCTCCCGCAAGGGGCGAGGGAATTTATCTTTAGCCATCTCCTGCACTAAAGCGAGAGAGAATTTTTTATAACCTCCAACTTCTTTCCCCTCCCCTTGTGGGAGGGGATTAAGGGGAGGGGTAAAACTAAAAAACCCTGACAGCACCGTTCGGAGCAATGTCAGGGTCTTTAGAAATAATATTCTTAGGGAAATTAAATCTGTCTGTCTGTCTGTCTGTCTGTCTGTCTGTCTGTCTGTCTGTCTGTCTGTCTGTGCAAGGAGTGTGCCATTTTATTTCCTGAAAAGAAAACTATGTTACTTTTTTCATGCTATATATACTTCTTCATGCGCCAAGCTCTTGGCTGCATAAAGAAGAGCTGCACTAATATCTTCTTTTTTTAGAAAGGGATAATCTCTTTGTAGCTCTTGAATGGTTGCACCATAGGCAATTTTTTCAACAACTATCTCCACCGTAAGCCTTGTCCCCTTAATAACTG harbors:
- a CDS encoding antitoxin, with protein sequence MTEKNLLKRIVINPKIMLGKPVIKGTRLTVEIVVEKIAYGATIQELQRDYPFLKKEDISAALLYAAKSLAHEEVYIA